From the Rhinolophus sinicus isolate RSC01 linkage group LG02, ASM3656204v1, whole genome shotgun sequence genome, one window contains:
- the LOC109434415 gene encoding large ribosomal subunit protein uL24, giving the protein MKFNPFVTSDRSKNRKRHFNAPSHIHRKIMSSPLSKELRQKYNVRSMPIRKDDEVQVVRGHYKGQQIGKVVQVYRKKYVIYIERVQREKANGTTVHVGIHPSKVVITRLKLDKDRKKILERKSKSRQVGKEKGKYKEETIEKMQE; this is encoded by the coding sequence ATGAAGTTCAACCCCTTTGTGACTTCTGACCGGAGCAAGAACCGTAAAAGACATTTCAATGCACCTTCCCACATTCACAGGAAGATTATGTCTTCTCCTCTTTCCAAAGAGCTGAGACAGAAGTACAATGTTCGATCCATGCCCATCCGAAAGGATGATGAAGTTCAGGTTGTCCGAGGACACTACAAAGGGCAGCAAATTGGCAAAGTAGTCCAGGTTTACAGGAAGAAATATGTCATCTACATTGAACGAGTGCAGCGGGAGAAGGCAAATGGCACGACAGTTCATGTGGGCATTCACCCCAGCAAGGTGGTTATCACTAGACTAAAGCTGGACAAAGACCGCAAAAAGATCCTTGAACGGAAATCCAAATCTCGCcaagtaggaaaggaaaagggcaaatataaggaagaaacaaTTGAGAAAATGCAGGAATAA